The genomic stretch AAGTGCATCAGCGATCATAAAACGCGCGGCGCCGGTTCGCTCGTCAGTGGACTGGCTTATGATAGACTATGTCCCGCCTGAATCAAGCAGCCGTGGCGGGCCGCCGTAAATGTAACCGCCGCCGTAAATGTAAACGAGAGTGAAAACAGCAATGCGCGTATTGGGTATTGAAACATCCTGCGATGAAACCGGGGTCGCGATTTATGACACGCAGGCCGGGCTACTGGCGAATCAGCTTTACAGCCAGGTGAAGTTGCATGCCGATTATGGCGGCGTGGTGCCTGAGTTGGCCTCCCGCGATCATGTTCGCAAGACCGTGCCGCTGATTCAGGCGGCGTTGAAAGACGCCGGGCTACAGCACAGTGATATCGATGGCGTCGCTTACACGGCCGGCCCTGGTCTGGTTGGGGCGCTGCTGGTCGGTGCGACGGTAGGGCGCTCGCTGGCGTTTGCCTGGGATGTGCCGGCCATTCCGGTGCATCACATGGAAGGTCACTTGCTGGCGCCGATGCTGGAAGATAATCCGCCGGCGTTTCCGTTTGTCGCGCTGCTGGTGTCCGGCGGTCATACCCAGTTGATCAGCGTTACCGGCATTGGCGAATACCGGTTGCTGGGTGAGTCCATTGACGATGCGGCTGGCGAGGCGTTCGACAAAACCGCCAAGCTGCTGGGGCTGGATTATCCCGGTGGGCCGTTGCTGTCGAAAATGGCGCAAGGCGGGCATTCCGACCGTTTTGTTTTTCCCCGGCCGATGACCGATCGACCCGGTCTGGATTTTAGTTTCTCCGGGCTGAAGACTTTCGCCGCCAATACTATCCGTGAAAACGGCAGCGATCCGCAGACGCAGGCGGATATCGCGCGGGCGTTTGAAGATGCGGTGGTGGATACGTTGGCCATCAAATGCCGGCGTGCGCTTGATGAGACAGGGTTCAGCCGGCTGGTGATGGCCGGCGGCGTGAGCGCCAACCGGACATTGCGCCAGCGGCTGGCGGACATCATGGCGAAACGAGGCGGCGACGTGTTCTATGCCCGCCCTGAATTCTGTACCGACAACGGCGCGATGATTGCTTATGCCGGAGCGGTTCGTCTTGCCCAGGGCGTGACGGATGAGCTTGGCATCACGGTTCGGCCGCGTTGGCCGCTGGCTGAATTGCCTGCGCTGTGATTTTCCGGCTATTCCGCCCCAAACGCATAGCGGGGCGGAGAAGCATTACAGTTCCTGTTCAAACAATACCAGTATTGCTTCATACAGTTGCTTGACGCTGAAGCCCCGGGCTGGGGTGGTGAAAATGGTATCGTCGCCGGCGATGGTGCCGAGAATCCCTTCCGATTTGCCCAGCGAGTCCAGCAGGCGGGCGATCAGCTGGGCTGCGCCAGGGCTGGTGTGAATCACGACCACCGCGTCGTTGTAATCCACGTCCAGCACCAGGTTTTTTAGCGGGCTGGTGGTGGTGGGGACACCCAGTTCGGCAGGCAGACAGTAAACCATTTCCATCTTCGCGTTGCGGGTACGCACCGCGCCAAACTTGGTCAGCATGCGGGATACCTTGGACTGGTTGATGTTCTCGAATCCATCGTCCTGCAGCGCCTGCACAATTTCGCTTTGCGAACTGAATTTCTCTTCTTTTAACAGCGCTTTGAACGCCTTAACCAGATCTTCTTGTTTAGTGGAGTTACGCATTCTGCACCGTGTCCGGGAAAAAGTGGAACATGCGGCCATTATGCATTTGAATGAATTTTTATGCAAT from Dickeya fangzhongdai encodes the following:
- the tsaD gene encoding tRNA (adenosine(37)-N6)-threonylcarbamoyltransferase complex transferase subunit TsaD — protein: MRVLGIETSCDETGVAIYDTQAGLLANQLYSQVKLHADYGGVVPELASRDHVRKTVPLIQAALKDAGLQHSDIDGVAYTAGPGLVGALLVGATVGRSLAFAWDVPAIPVHHMEGHLLAPMLEDNPPAFPFVALLVSGGHTQLISVTGIGEYRLLGESIDDAAGEAFDKTAKLLGLDYPGGPLLSKMAQGGHSDRFVFPRPMTDRPGLDFSFSGLKTFAANTIRENGSDPQTQADIARAFEDAVVDTLAIKCRRALDETGFSRLVMAGGVSANRTLRQRLADIMAKRGGDVFYARPEFCTDNGAMIAYAGAVRLAQGVTDELGITVRPRWPLAELPAL
- the argR gene encoding transcriptional regulator ArgR, which gives rise to MRNSTKQEDLVKAFKALLKEEKFSSQSEIVQALQDDGFENINQSKVSRMLTKFGAVRTRNAKMEMVYCLPAELGVPTTTSPLKNLVLDVDYNDAVVVIHTSPGAAQLIARLLDSLGKSEGILGTIAGDDTIFTTPARGFSVKQLYEAILVLFEQEL